The Verrucomicrobium spinosum DSM 4136 = JCM 18804 genome includes a region encoding these proteins:
- a CDS encoding Fur family transcriptional regulator, with protein MPSPEDTLLNDTIARCREVGLRRTWALEELLNLLIATAKPLTLADLADSPTLKDRCDRATVFRLLVRLEKQGILRRLGLHDRSAYYTLNVPGKHSDYLICTECGVIEKLDIACPVEALEAKISKQSGFKKLYHELEFFGVCPLCA; from the coding sequence ATGCCGTCTCCCGAGGATACCCTGCTCAATGACACCATTGCCCGATGCCGGGAGGTTGGCCTGCGGAGAACTTGGGCGCTTGAGGAACTGCTCAATCTGTTGATCGCCACCGCCAAGCCGCTTACGTTGGCGGATCTGGCGGATTCTCCCACGCTGAAGGACCGCTGTGACCGGGCTACCGTGTTCCGGTTGCTGGTGCGGCTGGAGAAGCAGGGCATTCTGCGGCGTTTGGGGCTGCACGACCGCTCCGCGTATTACACACTGAACGTACCGGGGAAGCACAGTGACTATCTGATCTGCACCGAGTGCGGAGTGATTGAGAAGCTCGATATCGCTTGCCCAGTGGAAGCGCTGGAGGCGAAGATTTCGAAACAGTCGGGGTTCAAGAAGCTCTATCACGAGCTGGAGTTTTTTGGGGTCTGCCCACTTTGCGCGTGA
- a CDS encoding cupin domain-containing protein: MEKVNVNSVPVEHRRSPGGRFEVRRQNVSLALGGIKDTGPWGGGHPFDVELVTVPPGKTNFPLHAHAAQTEYYLVISGRGRLIGVGGEEMIGPGDHVICHPGEFHQITADEGAEALVYYVLADHHRADVITYPRSGRKMLKPDNRVVQVSDADYYEGEE, encoded by the coding sequence ATGGAGAAGGTGAATGTAAACTCGGTGCCGGTGGAACACCGCCGGTCGCCGGGAGGTCGCTTTGAAGTTAGGCGTCAGAATGTCTCCCTGGCGCTGGGTGGCATCAAAGACACGGGTCCGTGGGGCGGGGGCCATCCGTTTGATGTGGAGCTGGTGACGGTGCCACCGGGCAAGACCAATTTCCCGTTGCATGCGCATGCCGCTCAGACGGAATACTACCTCGTCATTTCCGGTCGCGGCCGCCTGATTGGAGTGGGCGGCGAGGAGATGATCGGGCCGGGAGATCATGTGATCTGTCATCCCGGGGAGTTTCATCAGATCACTGCCGACGAGGGTGCGGAGGCGCTGGTTTACTACGTTTTGGCGGACCATCATCGGGCGGATGTGATCACTTACCCCCGGTCCGGGAGGAAAATGCTCAAGCCGGATAACCGTGTGGTGCAGGTCTCGGATGCCGATTATTACGAAGGCGAAGAATAG
- the lipA gene encoding lipoyl synthase: MTPKIDPALHTEKKPDWIRVKLPRDPVFWSTKSLISDLRLHTVCEEAQCPNRWECWSQGTATFMIAGDRCTRACGFCAVKTAKPFALEADEPQRVAQAVQRMKLNHIVITAVARDDVPDGGAEHFARTIEAVREVQPGITIEILVPDFNDKDDALMTVMKAKPEIFNHNLETVERLTPLVRSRAKYHRSLNVLKRAKEMAVELGGKVATKSGLMLGLGETEPELFQAMDDLLEHGVTVLTLGQYLRPSANHLPVVEYVHPDTFENYKQIALKKGFRHVASAPLVRSSYHAADFKPELDLD; encoded by the coding sequence ATGACGCCCAAGATTGACCCTGCGCTGCACACAGAAAAGAAGCCTGACTGGATTCGTGTGAAGCTCCCGCGTGACCCCGTGTTCTGGAGCACGAAGTCCCTGATTTCCGACTTGCGCCTGCACACCGTCTGCGAAGAGGCCCAATGCCCCAACCGCTGGGAGTGCTGGAGCCAGGGCACAGCAACTTTCATGATCGCGGGCGACCGCTGCACACGGGCCTGTGGATTCTGTGCGGTGAAGACGGCCAAGCCCTTTGCGCTGGAGGCAGACGAGCCCCAGCGGGTCGCCCAGGCCGTTCAGCGGATGAAACTGAACCACATCGTGATCACGGCCGTGGCCCGAGATGACGTGCCAGACGGTGGTGCGGAACACTTTGCCAGGACGATCGAGGCGGTTCGTGAAGTCCAGCCGGGCATCACGATTGAGATTCTCGTGCCGGATTTCAATGACAAGGACGACGCCCTCATGACCGTGATGAAGGCGAAGCCGGAGATCTTCAACCACAATCTGGAGACGGTGGAGCGTCTGACTCCGCTGGTGCGTTCCCGCGCCAAGTACCATCGCAGCCTGAACGTGCTGAAGCGCGCCAAGGAAATGGCAGTGGAACTGGGTGGCAAGGTGGCCACCAAGAGCGGCCTGATGCTGGGCCTCGGTGAGACAGAGCCGGAACTCTTCCAGGCCATGGACGATCTGCTGGAGCACGGCGTGACCGTGCTGACCCTGGGGCAGTACCTGCGCCCGTCTGCCAATCACCTGCCAGTGGTGGAGTACGTTCACCCCGACACGTTTGAGAACTACAAGCAGATCGCGCTGAAGAAAGGCTTCCGCCATGTTGCCAGTGCGCCGCTGGTACGCAGTTCTTATCACGCTGCGGACTTCAAGCCGGAGCTGGATCTGGACTGA